A DNA window from Loxodonta africana isolate mLoxAfr1 chromosome 7, mLoxAfr1.hap2, whole genome shotgun sequence contains the following coding sequences:
- the SLC3A2 gene encoding amino acid transporter heavy chain SLC3A2 — protein sequence MNHDTEVDMKEVELNEVETEKQPMNAASGAAVAVVMAGGAEKNGLVKIKVADDEAEAAKFTGLSKEELLKVAGSPGWVRTRWALLVLFWLGWLGMLAGAVVIIVQAPRCRQLPTQRWWHKGALYRIGDLQAFQPGEAGNLAGLTEHLDYLSTLKVKGIVLGPVHNNQKDDLAGTNLQEIDPTFGSKEDFESLLHSAKKKSIQVILDLTPNYRGQNSWFLPTEVGTVATKMKDALRFWLQAGVDGFQVRDVENLTDASSFLAEWQNITQGFSEDRLLIAGTDSSDLQQILKLLDSTRDLLLTSPYLSSPGSTKEHTKLLVTQYLNATGNHWCSWSLSQVGLLTSFVPASLLRLYQLLFFTLPGTPIFSYGDEIGLEAAAVPGQPTEAPVMLWDESSLPNTSGSVSTNMTVKGQDGNPGSLLSLFRRLSDLRGKERSLLHGDFHALSSGPGLFSYVRQWDQNERFLVLLNFGDLRVPAKLGTASLPDSASLPATAELLLSTEPGRKEGVFLELQQLNLEPSEGLLFRFPYVA from the exons ATGAACCACGACACCGAGGTGGACATGAAGGAGGTGGAGCTGAACGAGGTGGAGACTGAGAAGCAGCCGATGAACGCGGCGTCGGGGGCAGCCGTGGCCGTGGTGATGGCTGGCGGCGCCGAGAAGAACGGTCTGGTGAAGATCAAGGTGGCTGACGACGAGGCGGAGGCGGCCAAGTTCACGGGCCTGTCTAAGGAGGAGCTGCTGAAGGTGGCGGGCAGCCCCGGCTGGGTGCGCACCCGCTGGGCACTGCTGGTGCTTTTTTGGCTTGGCTGGCTGGGCATGTTGGCAGGCGCCGTGGTCATCATCGTGCAGGCACCACGCTGCCGCCAGCTGCCCACGCAGAGGTGGTGGCACAAGGGTGCCCTCTACCGCATCGGTGACCTTCAGGCCTTCCAGCCCGGCGAGGCGGGCAACCTAGCTG GCCTGACTGAGCATCTGGATTACCTAAGCACCCTGAAGGTGAAGGGCATTGTGCTGGGCCCAGTTCACAACAACCAGAAGGATGATTTGGCTGGGACCAACTTGCAGGAAATTGACCCTACTTTTGGCTCCAAGGAAGATTTTGAAAGTCTCCTGCATTCGGCCAAAAAAAAGA GCATCCAGGTCATTCTGGACCTCACTCCCAACTATAGGGGCCAGAACTCGTGGTTTCTCCCTACTGAGGTTGGCACTGTGGCCACCAAGATGAAG GATGCTCTGCGGTTTTGGTTGCAGGCTGGTGTGGATGGGTTCCAGGTTCGGGATGTGGAAAATCTGACG GATGCATCTTCATTCTTGGCTGAGTGGCAGAACATTACCCAGGGCTTCAGTGAAGATAG GCTCTTGATTGCAGGGACTGACTCCTCCGACCTTCAGCAGATCCTGAAGTTGCTCGACTCCACCAGGGACCTGTTGTTGACTAGCCCATACTTGTCAAGCCCAGGCTCTACTAAAGAGCATACAAAACTCCTGGTCACCCAATATTTGAATGCTACTGGCAATCACTGGTGCAGCTGGAGT TTGTCTCAGGTTGGTCTCCTGACTTCGTTTGTGCCGGCTTCCCTTCTCCGACTCTACCAGCTGCTGTTCTTCACCCTGCCAGGGACCCCCATTTTTAGCTACGGAGATGAGATCGGCCTGGAGGCGGCTGCTGTTCCTGGACAG CCTACGGAGGCCCCAGTCATGCTGTGGGACGAATCCAGCCTCCCCAACACCTCTGGGTCAGTAAGCACCAACATGACTgtgaag GgccaggatggaaaccctggttccCTCCTCTCCCTGTTCCGGCGGCTGAGTGACCTGCGGGGCAAGGAGCGCTCCTTGCTGCATGGGGACTTCCACGCACTCTCCTCGGGGCCTGGCCTCTTCTCCTATGTCCGTCAGTGGGACCAGAATGAACGGTTCCTGGTATTGCTCAACTTTGGGGACCTGAGAGTTCCAGCCAAGTTGGGTACTGCCAGCCTCCCTGACAGTGCCAGCCTACCAGCCACGGCTGAGCTCCTGCTCAGCACCGAGCCAGGCCGGAAGGAGGGCGTCTTCCTTGAGCTGCAACAACTGAACCTAGAGCCCAGTGAGGGGCTGCTGTTCCGCTTCCCCTATGTGGCCTGA